The genomic region GCGGGCCTCGGTTCATGCGTTGAAATACCGGGGGATGCGTCTCGTCGCTGAGCCGATGTCGCGTCATCTCGTTTCTCGGCTTCCGATTCGGTTCGTGGAGCCCGAGGTGGTGTGGACGCCGGTGCCGCTTCACTGGCGACGCTGGTTGTCGCGCGGATACAATCAGAGTGCGATTCTCGCCCGCGCCTTGGCCGACACCGTCTCGCACGAGTCACCGCGAATTCTACTCCGCCGCCGCCGCAACACACCCACCCAAACGGCTCGCTCCTATCGGGAACGGCACGCCAACGTGCGTAACGCCTTTGAAGTGCCTCATGGAATGAACGTTCCGGAGGCGGTGCTCTTGATTGATGACGTGATCACCACCGGCGCAACCGTGGAGGAATGTGCCCGCGTACTCAAAGACGCCGGTGCGAAGTGGGTAGGTGCGTTCGCTTTCGGACTGACGCATAATGGGTGAAACAAACGTGATTCCTTCGTCGGAAAACAAGTCGGATACGGGTATGTTGATCCACCGGGTTTGCTGCGCGTTCTCGCATCCTCTTCGTTCCCTCATGCTGACCGCGCTCGGCTTTGTGCTCTCGCTCTCCGCGCCGGTTCTGGCTTCGCACTCGCCCGGTGAATTGATCGTAAGACTCGCTCACCCTCCGGTTCGGAATGCGCTGGACGACGTGGTAAGCACGGGCGTTCGGAGTATTGATTCGCTCGTTGCGGCGCGTCAGATAACGGCGACGACTCCCTATCAGACGTTCGCGCGCCGCTTTCCCCGGATGGAATCGGTTCTCCATATGCGAATGAATCCCGAAACCGATTTGGATTCGCTGGCGGCCGTGTTGGAAGCGGATCCGGGAATCGAGTGGGTTACGCTCAACCATCACTATCGCCTAAACCGGTTTGAGAGCGGTGGACTGGATGAAGGATTTCGGCCCGACGACAGTCTGTTCTCGGTACAATGGTGGCTCGAGCGTATGTCGGTGCCGCTGGCCTGGGACATCTCGCGCGGAGATTCCACGATTGTGATCGGCATCGTTGACACGGGTGTGGACTACCTTCATCCCGATCTGCGAGCCAACCTTTGGTTCAATTGGGCGGAGAAGAACGGCGTGCCCGGCGAGGACGACGACGACAACGGCTTCGTGGATGACTCAATCGGTTGGGACTTCGTGGACGCTCCCGGACTTCCCGCGCCGGGGGACTATCTCGCGCGTGACAATGATCCGATGGATGAGATGGGACATGGCACCTACGTGTCCGGCATGGCGTCCGCGGTGACCGACAACGGAACCTGCGTGGCCGGCGTCGGATTTCACTGCCGCATCATGGCGCTTCGCACCGGAAACGCCAACGGATTTCTCGAAGAAGACGACGTGGCGGCGGCGATTCTGTACGGCGCGCAGATGCGCGCGAACGTGCTGAACATGAGCTTCGGGGACGTGGTCGTTTCACCGCTGATCCGCGACGCTGTGCAGCTCGCCGCGCGGGAACGAGTCGTTCTGCTCGGCTCGGCGGGAAATGCGAATTCGCAGACGATCCACTACCCGTCCGGCTTCGCCGAGGTCATCGCCGTGGGAGCAACGACGCAGACCGATCAGCGAGCGAGTTTCTCCAACTACGGGCCCTCGGTGGACGTGATGGCTCCCGGCTATTACATCTGGTCCACGATTCTGGGCGGCGGGTGCGGCGAATGGATTCATCCCCACGGGACGAGCTATGCAGTGGCACTGGTTTCCGGTGTGGCCGGATTGATGCTCGCCGT from bacterium harbors:
- a CDS encoding ComF family protein, which translates into the protein RASVHALKYRGMRLVAEPMSRHLVSRLPIRFVEPEVVWTPVPLHWRRWLSRGYNQSAILARALADTVSHESPRILLRRRRNTPTQTARSYRERHANVRNAFEVPHGMNVPEAVLLIDDVITTGATVEECARVLKDAGAKWVGAFAFGLTHNG